One region of Rhizobium sp. WYJ-E13 genomic DNA includes:
- a CDS encoding FCD domain-containing protein has product MSTALFNAAPRKSLVTHVEDEIRMALIEGRLEPGTRLVTKDLADSLGMSITPVREALVRFAASGVLTAEPAQSFRVPTMTVAQYREISEIRKSVEGLAAFNAASQISGKEIAQMRVLLKKYLAAKTAKDQHLALALNKEFRFVLYAAARMPTLLGVIEMLWLKAGPGFNYLYPEVQSASGDHHNYDDLMRALQEKSADAARAAIEHAISDGARIVIEALRQREEPSAAAK; this is encoded by the coding sequence GTGAGTACGGCTTTGTTCAATGCGGCTCCGCGAAAGAGCCTTGTGACGCATGTCGAGGATGAGATCCGCATGGCTCTCATCGAAGGTCGTCTGGAGCCGGGGACACGGCTTGTCACAAAGGACTTGGCGGACTCGCTCGGAATGAGCATTACGCCGGTGCGTGAAGCGCTGGTGCGTTTCGCAGCCTCCGGCGTCCTGACCGCGGAACCTGCACAATCCTTTCGGGTGCCGACGATGACAGTGGCGCAATATCGCGAGATTTCCGAGATTCGCAAATCGGTCGAGGGCCTCGCTGCATTCAATGCTGCAAGTCAGATCAGCGGCAAAGAGATTGCGCAGATGCGGGTTCTTCTAAAAAAGTACTTGGCAGCGAAGACGGCGAAAGACCAGCATCTGGCCCTTGCCCTGAACAAGGAGTTTCGCTTCGTACTTTATGCCGCAGCTCGCATGCCAACCCTTCTGGGCGTCATCGAAATGCTTTGGCTGAAGGCAGGCCCTGGCTTTAATTATCTCTATCCGGAGGTCCAGTCCGCTTCCGGCGATCACCATAACTACGACGATCTGATGCGGGCTCTGCAGGAGAAGAGCGCAGATGCGGCTCGCGCCGCGATCGAGCATGCGATCTCCGACGGTGCGCGAATTGTCATAGAGGCATTGCGGCAGCGCGAAGAGCCATCGGCAGCGGCGAAATAA
- a CDS encoding ABC transporter substrate-binding protein, producing MKRLAALALAASMLLPLTTANADAADLVVGRGASTTAMDPGFLRESATIVDNIFDTLVMRDKDMRLVPGLATSWKAIDDTTWEFKLREGVKFHNGEDFDAEAVKFTLDRVLDPNAKSPTVSYIRTIDSVSVVDPLTVRIKTKSADPLLPTRMSRYPAYIVPPKYVKEVGNDVFARKPVGTGPYKFVEFVPDQHVILEANKDYWRGAPSIDKVTWRAIPDGTARITALLTGEVDLIENVPVDIAPMIKESPDADLVQVKNGGLTIYLGLVMSEKPLDNVKVRQALNAAIDRQSIVTNILQGMASPRGTQVGAADFGYKDLPVTAYDPKKAKDLLAEAGFPNGFSIKMQSTHRYMKDGEVAQAIAQQFGDIGVKVEQEVLDWSVYVQQVPRKGPIFMLGWGSTQTLDADAAVYAIFKTGEPYSTASIPELDKLLDESRSIVDPAKREAVLAQIQDLAAEQVPVIPLYQEDALYGKAKSVTFEGRPDARIPVFDIRKK from the coding sequence ATGAAAAGACTTGCTGCCCTCGCGCTTGCGGCATCCATGCTGCTGCCCCTGACCACGGCAAACGCTGACGCTGCCGATCTCGTCGTCGGACGCGGCGCTTCCACCACGGCGATGGATCCCGGTTTCCTGCGGGAAAGCGCGACGATCGTCGACAATATCTTCGATACGCTGGTCATGCGCGACAAGGATATGAGGCTCGTCCCGGGGCTCGCGACTTCTTGGAAGGCGATCGACGACACGACCTGGGAGTTCAAGCTGCGCGAGGGCGTTAAGTTCCACAACGGCGAGGACTTCGATGCCGAAGCCGTTAAATTCACGCTCGACCGCGTTCTCGATCCGAATGCCAAGTCGCCCACGGTTTCCTATATCCGGACGATCGACAGCGTCTCGGTGGTCGATCCGCTGACCGTTCGCATCAAGACCAAGAGCGCAGATCCGCTTCTGCCGACCCGCATGAGCCGCTATCCGGCCTATATCGTGCCGCCGAAATACGTGAAGGAAGTCGGAAACGATGTCTTCGCTCGCAAGCCAGTCGGCACCGGCCCGTACAAGTTCGTCGAGTTCGTTCCGGACCAGCACGTCATTCTGGAAGCCAACAAGGATTACTGGCGCGGCGCACCGTCGATAGACAAGGTCACCTGGCGCGCCATCCCTGATGGGACTGCCCGGATCACCGCTCTGCTGACCGGTGAAGTCGACCTGATCGAGAACGTCCCGGTCGATATCGCACCGATGATCAAGGAAAGCCCGGACGCCGACCTCGTGCAGGTCAAGAACGGAGGCCTGACCATCTATCTCGGCCTCGTGATGAGCGAAAAGCCGCTTGACAACGTCAAGGTCCGCCAGGCGCTGAACGCCGCAATCGACCGCCAATCGATCGTCACCAACATCCTGCAGGGCATGGCATCGCCGCGCGGCACGCAGGTGGGCGCGGCCGACTTCGGCTACAAGGATCTGCCGGTCACGGCCTATGATCCGAAGAAGGCGAAGGACCTGCTTGCCGAAGCTGGCTTCCCGAACGGCTTCTCGATCAAGATGCAGTCTACCCACCGTTACATGAAGGACGGCGAAGTCGCCCAGGCGATCGCCCAGCAGTTCGGTGATATCGGCGTCAAGGTCGAACAGGAGGTCCTCGACTGGTCGGTCTATGTCCAGCAGGTGCCGCGCAAGGGGCCGATCTTCATGCTGGGCTGGGGCTCGACCCAGACGCTGGATGCCGATGCGGCCGTTTACGCAATCTTCAAGACGGGTGAACCCTATTCGACGGCGTCCATTCCGGAACTCGACAAGCTGCTCGATGAAAGCCGCTCGATCGTCGATCCTGCCAAGCGTGAGGCGGTCTTGGCCCAGATCCAGGATCTCGCCGCCGAACAGGTTCCGGTGATCCCGCTTTACCAGGAAGACGCGCTGTACGGTAAGGCGAAGTCGGTTACCTTCGAAGGACGCCCCGACGCCCGTATCCCGGTCTTCGACATCAGGAAGAAGTAG
- a CDS encoding ABC transporter permease, which translates to MTRFWNVRNNADALFATFLLVVVLLLCVFVPLLWPVDAVRGTLTATFKPPLSVIGGQFHPLGTDQLGRDLLARLGLGTAISLSIVIAASVISVVLGTTLGMIAGYYRGWFDIIIMRAVDVQLAIPFILLILLIVAVIGPSMGNLVVVLGVTGWAVFARVARAKTLEIRELEYIDASRSIGLSDMVIIFRHVLPNIVGPQTVLMTLDLPRLIILEASVGFLGLGVQPPTPTLGNLIGEGRSYILLANWLVLYPGLVIGALVIGCNLIGDWLVRRADSRNV; encoded by the coding sequence ATGACACGGTTCTGGAATGTCCGGAACAATGCGGATGCCCTGTTCGCAACGTTCCTTCTGGTCGTGGTTCTGTTGCTCTGTGTCTTCGTGCCGCTCCTCTGGCCAGTCGACGCGGTACGGGGAACCCTGACCGCGACATTCAAGCCGCCACTTTCTGTTATCGGCGGGCAATTCCATCCGCTTGGAACCGACCAGCTCGGGCGAGACCTTCTCGCCCGGCTGGGCCTCGGCACAGCCATCTCGCTGTCGATCGTCATCGCCGCTTCAGTCATCTCCGTCGTGCTCGGCACGACGCTCGGCATGATCGCCGGTTATTACCGCGGCTGGTTCGACATCATCATCATGCGCGCTGTCGACGTGCAGCTCGCCATTCCCTTCATTCTTCTCATCCTGCTGATCGTCGCGGTGATCGGCCCGAGCATGGGCAATCTCGTCGTCGTGCTTGGCGTCACTGGCTGGGCGGTCTTTGCCCGTGTCGCCCGCGCCAAGACGCTGGAAATCCGCGAGCTGGAATATATCGATGCCTCGCGATCGATCGGCCTGTCCGACATGGTCATCATCTTCCGCCATGTGCTGCCGAATATCGTCGGGCCGCAGACGGTGCTGATGACGCTCGACCTGCCGAGGTTGATCATCCTGGAGGCCTCCGTCGGCTTCCTCGGCCTTGGCGTGCAGCCCCCCACCCCGACCCTCGGCAACCTGATCGGCGAGGGCCGTTCCTATATCCTGCTTGCCAATTGGCTGGTGCTTTATCCGGGTCTCGTCATCGGCGCATTGGTGATCGGCTGCAATCTCATCGGCGACTGGCTCGTGCGACGTGCCGACAGCAGGAACGTTTAA
- a CDS encoding ABC transporter permease, with protein sequence MKTLSFITGRALQGIVVMFGVSVIVFFALFLTGDPAALMMSPDASRDEIEAFRQAMGFNDPIWLQYGRFLASAVTGELGNSLRFHRPALDLLIERLPATALLACVALVWSSLLGFLLGTIAAIRKNSAIDFAIRVISLLGQAIPVFWLALLLIIFFSLKLRWLPSSGIGSAAQLIMPSIALGAYYLSAITRLVRASLIEVLGENYIRTARAKGISSWRIIVHHALRNALIPVITVQGMYFASLLGGALVTEIIFAWPGIGRLAVEAIQNRDFPVVQAVVLFAAAVFVVVNFLVDLTYVWLNPRIRI encoded by the coding sequence ATGAAGACCTTGAGTTTCATCACAGGACGAGCACTGCAGGGCATCGTCGTCATGTTCGGCGTCTCGGTGATCGTCTTCTTTGCCTTGTTCCTCACCGGCGATCCGGCTGCGCTGATGATGTCGCCGGACGCGTCGCGTGACGAAATCGAGGCCTTCCGCCAGGCGATGGGCTTCAATGATCCGATTTGGCTCCAGTATGGTCGCTTTCTTGCAAGTGCCGTGACGGGAGAGCTGGGCAACTCGCTGCGCTTCCATCGCCCGGCGCTCGATCTCCTTATCGAACGCCTGCCGGCCACCGCGCTGCTTGCCTGCGTGGCTCTCGTCTGGAGTTCGCTGCTTGGTTTCCTGCTCGGAACCATCGCGGCCATCCGCAAGAACAGTGCCATCGATTTCGCAATCCGTGTCATTTCGCTGCTGGGCCAGGCGATTCCGGTCTTCTGGCTGGCACTGCTGCTGATCATCTTCTTTTCGCTGAAGCTTCGCTGGCTGCCGTCGAGCGGCATCGGTAGTGCCGCCCAGTTGATCATGCCGTCGATCGCGCTGGGCGCCTATTATCTGAGTGCCATCACCCGGCTGGTGCGCGCCAGCCTCATCGAGGTGCTGGGAGAGAACTATATCCGCACCGCGCGCGCCAAGGGCATCTCCTCCTGGCGCATCATCGTCCACCACGCGCTGCGCAACGCGCTGATCCCCGTTATCACCGTTCAGGGCATGTATTTCGCCTCGCTGCTCGGCGGCGCTCTGGTCACCGAGATCATTTTCGCCTGGCCCGGCATCGGACGGCTTGCCGTCGAAGCCATCCAGAACCGCGACTTCCCGGTTGTACAGGCCGTCGTGCTGTTTGCCGCTGCCGTCTTCGTGGTCGTCAACTTCCTCGTCGATCTCACCTATGTCTGGCTTAACCCGAGGATCAGGATATGA
- a CDS encoding M20 family metallopeptidase, which produces MIDDWTVDEALQLTQDWCAIPSVKGDDKALRAQADEVRCWLQHQLGAEIICSDPSGDRPPVIHARIDVGAATTVILYNMYDVMPATPDGWSVDPFCGGIVDLPEIGESFVARGAENNKGPLAGMFWALKALSSAGRLRVNVEVLVDGEEESGSRAMRDYLADPSCPVRPSASAIFPSFCEYGGGPPRLYLGFSGIAKGEVRVEGGAWGGPKAAIHSSNAPWIANPASRLVEALSLIGKPPTGELARISIDEEAKAVIANLASTFDPAAELHFRRTETFALEGDGLALLQYVLSTASFNISSLESMPLGSDGVIPYGARAGFELRAPPSLDPADFLARYRQALETVPGAVLAVTDSYPGYRFAADAPGIGPLLKSYEKTALARPQIWPWAIGGAPADAFARHAKSFLLAGAGRGGNAHGIDEFMTLEGFRRFIDSIAVWLDLVADEAEEAAR; this is translated from the coding sequence ATGATCGACGATTGGACAGTCGACGAGGCGCTGCAACTGACGCAGGACTGGTGCGCTATCCCGTCGGTCAAGGGCGACGATAAGGCATTGCGTGCCCAAGCCGACGAGGTCCGCTGCTGGCTGCAGCACCAGCTCGGAGCCGAGATCATCTGCTCCGATCCGTCGGGGGACCGCCCGCCGGTGATCCACGCCCGCATCGACGTCGGCGCCGCGACCACGGTCATTCTCTACAACATGTACGACGTGATGCCGGCCACGCCGGACGGCTGGTCCGTCGATCCGTTCTGCGGCGGCATCGTCGACTTGCCGGAGATCGGCGAGAGCTTCGTCGCGCGCGGAGCCGAAAACAACAAGGGACCGCTTGCCGGCATGTTCTGGGCGCTCAAGGCGCTATCGTCGGCCGGCCGGCTGCGCGTTAATGTCGAGGTCCTTGTCGATGGCGAGGAAGAGAGCGGCAGCCGCGCCATGCGTGACTATCTCGCCGATCCGTCCTGCCCGGTCAGGCCGAGCGCCTCTGCGATATTCCCGTCGTTCTGCGAATATGGCGGCGGCCCGCCACGCCTCTATCTTGGCTTTTCCGGCATCGCCAAGGGTGAGGTCCGGGTCGAGGGTGGTGCCTGGGGAGGCCCGAAAGCTGCGATCCATTCCAGCAACGCGCCCTGGATCGCCAATCCCGCCAGCCGGCTGGTTGAGGCGTTGTCGCTGATCGGCAAGCCGCCGACAGGCGAACTTGCCAGGATTTCGATCGACGAGGAGGCAAAGGCCGTCATCGCAAACCTGGCCTCGACCTTCGATCCCGCCGCGGAGCTGCACTTCCGCCGAACGGAAACTTTCGCGCTGGAAGGCGATGGCCTCGCGCTGCTGCAATATGTCCTTTCGACTGCTTCCTTCAACATATCCAGCCTCGAAAGCATGCCGCTCGGCTCCGATGGCGTCATACCTTATGGCGCCCGCGCCGGTTTCGAGCTGCGTGCCCCCCCGTCTCTCGATCCCGCCGATTTTCTCGCCCGGTATCGGCAGGCACTCGAAACGGTCCCCGGTGCGGTCCTGGCCGTCACCGACAGCTATCCCGGTTACCGCTTCGCGGCTGATGCGCCAGGTATCGGGCCGCTTCTGAAGAGTTATGAAAAGACGGCGCTTGCACGCCCGCAGATCTGGCCCTGGGCAATCGGCGGAGCACCGGCCGACGCCTTTGCCCGCCATGCGAAATCTTTCCTTCTGGCCGGTGCCGGCCGCGGCGGCAACGCCCATGGCATCGATGAGTTCATGACGCTGGAAGGCTTCCGTCGCTTCATCGACTCTATCGCCGTGTGGCTCGATCTGGTTGCCGACGAAGCTGAGGAGGCCGCGCGATGA
- a CDS encoding sulfurtransferase, which translates to MIITAAEFMSQLPQGKLVPVDVRPEVDWRKETLPGGVSLNVYDYFIPESDETGIAGMAAGARGAFERLGLGKDRIPVFFEEQTGMISPRGLWFYELVGLEGGLILDGGIQAWRAAGGETAPGTGATDAIRQAEASAIPFRRELVASTEQVLAHEADGADIFDTRRRTEFEGTFVHPCCARPGRIPHSHFAFYEDLLQDGRYRSAAEIRAIAEAAGLLPEREVITYCHRGARAATALYGLRLAGYDKVKIYTGSWHEWAGNAALPIEIGPAQEV; encoded by the coding sequence ATGATCATCACTGCCGCGGAATTCATGTCGCAATTGCCGCAAGGAAAACTCGTGCCGGTGGACGTTCGCCCGGAAGTGGATTGGCGCAAGGAGACGCTGCCGGGGGGCGTCAGCCTCAACGTCTACGACTACTTCATCCCCGAGAGCGACGAAACCGGCATCGCCGGCATGGCCGCGGGCGCGCGCGGTGCTTTCGAACGGCTCGGCCTCGGCAAGGACCGTATCCCGGTGTTCTTCGAGGAGCAGACCGGAATGATCTCTCCGCGTGGGCTCTGGTTCTATGAACTCGTCGGTTTGGAAGGCGGGCTGATCCTTGACGGCGGCATCCAGGCCTGGAGAGCGGCCGGTGGCGAGACCGCGCCGGGAACAGGCGCCACCGACGCGATCCGCCAGGCCGAAGCGTCGGCGATACCGTTCCGCCGCGAGCTTGTCGCGTCAACGGAGCAGGTGCTGGCCCATGAGGCCGATGGCGCCGACATTTTTGACACGCGACGCCGCACGGAATTCGAAGGCACGTTCGTCCATCCCTGCTGCGCCCGGCCCGGCCGTATCCCGCATTCGCATTTCGCCTTCTATGAGGATCTGTTGCAGGACGGCAGATACCGTTCAGCGGCCGAGATCCGCGCGATTGCCGAAGCGGCGGGGCTTTTGCCGGAACGCGAGGTCATCACCTATTGCCACCGCGGCGCCCGCGCGGCCACGGCGCTTTATGGTCTCAGGCTCGCCGGCTACGACAAGGTGAAGATCTATACCGGCTCCTGGCACGAATGGGCCGGCAATGCGGCGCTGCCGATCGAGATCGGCCCGGCGCAGGAGGTCTGA